In Zingiber officinale cultivar Zhangliang chromosome 3A, Zo_v1.1, whole genome shotgun sequence, the DNA window aaaaaaaacctCCAGAGAAAATTCAATTGAAATCCGACTCGATCCAatctaaaaagattttttttaatgaaaaaactATATAATAAAGTCAAACCATCAGTGTCAAGCTCTAGTAGTCAAAAGCCAAGTATTTCAATTGTTAttttataaattagaaaaaataactTGTGCTTCTAAAATAATATTTGTTGCCATTTTTCTACGACAacacaagaaaatttaaaatatattattttaatttataaacctacttattataaaaaaaacaattaaatatTTGCATTCAttgaaatttaagaaaaatattattattataatattaatatGGGAAAAAGGGAATATAGATTATCTGCTATCATTTATGTCTTCTAAAAGTAATTAAGTGTGTATTTATTAACTAAAAAAATGATCAACTATCATTTATGTTTACAAATATCAAATGAGTTGTTTGTTATGTAATTAAGCGCATTTATATTGCAAATGGGTTTTTGACGTTGACCATGTTGACTAACGGTATGACGGCGGGTGTAACGGCGTCAAACTAGGACGCCATCGCATGGGCCCGCTGGTGGCTCTCCGCGTGACCGCGTCTACCGTCGGCGAGTTAATATTTAACCGCGGTTAAAGGAACAGTTCGAAGAAAGTGTCGTACCGTACGAGTTTTTGATACGCTACCGACGCCCCGATCGAGATACTGCCcggccgcctcctcctcctcccactCTTTTTATAGCGGATCGAACGGGGACCGGGAAAGGGACGAAGAGGCCGCCGAGCCCTGCCTTCTCATTCGCTCTCCTCTCTCCCCGTCCCATGCCACCATCTCCTTTGCGCTGATTCCGTTTCCTTCTACGTCGCCAAAAGTAGCAGTCTGCTCCCAAAGAAGAATTTTTTGGGGGTTGGGGAATGGCGGTGCGTTTGGATTAATGTTCTTTGGAAGGAAATCAAGTGGGGAAAGTAGCTTTTGTCATCGAAAGATTGAGCTTCGGGCTGCTCTCATGACGCTATTTAGAGTTTAAGCTGAAATTTGTTTGTTTGGATCGATTCGTTTATTTTCTTAGCTGAGTCGCTTATCGATTCCTTGTGTCGAAGTGCATTGAGGAGAAAAGCGAAGTTCATGTATCTATTCTTCATTGACTTGGTCGGCAGAGTCCGTTCTTTTATCTCCTTTGAAGATTTCGAGGTTTTGGGGATTTGAATGTGAATGAATCGGATTTGGCTGTTCTTATGAATGGAAGGCAGAGCTCTTTGGTTTCAAGGGATGTGCTGCTTAGAAAGAATAGCTGGATGGTTTCAAGGCCCAAGATCAAACTTTGGATGGTACGATTGACGACGATGGTGTTGCTTTGGACGTGCGTCCTCCAGCTTACGGCAATTGGGGATATATGGGGGCCGAGGATCTTGAGACGGTGGCCAGCCTTCCTCACTCCCTCCTATAATTCACCACTCGCAGTGAATGAATCCTCTCCGGTCATCTTCGTCGACAAAATTCTTCTGCCGCCCAAAAGTGAGTCCCTTTTGCTCATTACAGATATTTAAAgtgtgatatttcttgtattgtTTGTTTGGTTCAGATGATTCTGATTATAAATTGTTGTCTTGGAGATTTTAGTTATATAGCTTACATGAACTTTGGATGCCCCTTTCTTTAGGAATCTACAAGAACAATGGATACTTGATGGTTTCATGCAATGGTGGACTTAATCAGATGAGAGGAGCAGTGAGTTTTTCATCAATAGTTCATGTTTGATTCGGCAAATTCTCCTTCTGATTGAATTTTTTTGTTCATCTAGATTTGCGACATGGTTGCTATTGCAAGATATTTGAATGTAACACTTATAATACCAGAGTTGGACAAAACCTCCTTTTGGAACGACCCTAGGTATGTTTCTATGTCTAACTTTGCAAGGACTAGGCATATGTTAGTGGTTACTAGATCCTTTAGCAAGAATAACAATTTTTGTGCCATGCCAGTGAGTTCCAAGATATATTTGATGTTGATCATTTTATAACTTCATTGAAAGATGAGGTTAGAATATTGAAGGAACTTCCTCCGAAGTTAAAGGAAACGGTTAGTCGAGGACTAGTTTATTCAATGCCTCCTGTTAGTTGGTCTGATATTTCTTACTATGAAAATCAGGTTGGTATGCCTCTATGAGGctaacaaaaatatataaaattatgaatGATCTTGTTTTTAAGATTGATGCCTAATTTGTCTGGCAAGTAGATTCTTCCTTTGATACAAAAGCACAAGGTCATTCATTTGAACAGAACTGATGCCCGACTTGCTAACAACGGTCTGCCGCTAGCAATACAAAGATTGCGCTGCAAAGTGAACTATGTCTCTCTTAGATTCACCCCTCAAATTGAAGAATTGGGCAGAAGAATTATTAGAATTCTGCGACAGCAAGGTCCTTTTATGGTCCTGCATCTGCGATATGAAATGGATATGTTGGCATTCTCAGGGTGCACTCAAGGTTGTACTCCTGAGGAAGCAGATGAGTTGACAAGAATGAGGTTCATCTTCTCGGTTTTTGTTATCGCTTGGACTGAGAATTATCATCCATCATAACAATTTATCACTTCTTCTTTCTGCACCAGGTATGCCTATCCCTGGTGGAAAGAGAAAGTCATCAACTCTGATATGAAAAGGAAAGATGGTCTCTGTCCTCTAACACCTGAAGAGACCACTTTGTTACTGAGGGCATTGGGCATTGATAGCAACTTTCAAATACATATTGCAGCTGGAGAAATATTTGGTGGAGAAAGGAGAATGAAAGCTCTTTCTGCTGCTTATCCTCGACTGGTCAGTAAGTCGGTTGTTTACGATTGCAATATTTGCTTATCTCAATCTGTTACTTGTTCCAATATCGATAGGTAAAAAAGGAAACTCTGTTGGGAAATTCGGATCTTAGATACTTCCAGAATCATTCATCCCAGATGGCTGCATTAGATTACTTGGTTTCCTTAGAGAGTGATATCTTCGTTCCTACATACGACGGTAACATGGACAAAGTTGTTGAAGGTCATCGTAGGTAGGGTGCACTTGATCCTACTGGCCTTTTGTTTAATTATCTGCCATCATTAAAATTACGCATACTTTCAGGTACTTGGGGTTCAAGAAGACGATTCTGTTAGACCGAAAGCGCCTGGTCGATCTGATAGATCAGTACACTAATGGCACTTTGAGTTGGGATGAATTCTCCTGGTCGGTGAAGGCAACTCATACCGAGCGCATGGGGAACCCTAGCAGGAGAGTGGTGATTCCTGACAGGCCCAAGGAAGAGGACTGCTTCTATGCAAACCCCCAAGAGTGTCTCCCACAGCCTGATAAACCATAGACTTCATGAGTACATTTCAGGGTAGTTTGCTTAGAGATGATCAAATGAGCAAGTTGCAGATGAATGTTTCAGGCAATATACGATAGGTTTATTTATAATATTCGAATAATCTTCATTCTTGTATAGAAGAGTTAAGAATAAAAGTGAACAGGGAGAGGAGGGATGGAGGAATGATGTAATCTGATAACAATAACACGAGACAGTAACTAAGAGATTATAATGTTGTATCGATCGATGAGGCTCATTTTTTATGATAAATTCTGTATAATTAGAATGATAAATCCATACTTACCTCAACCTGTTGTTGCAGTGATTGAACATAGTTTATGATCTCATCGAGCATTAGCCTTTCCTGTGATCTGCAGTGCCATGCTGAAGCCGATGAGTTTCATAAAGTATGTGGAGATTTAAGGAGAATGAAAGAAACTTGCCTTGCTGCAGCCAGGAACAAGATCTTGCAGAAGCTTCATCCTCTCATTGATCTTCTCTCTTCTTACCTTTGACACGTGAATAGATTAGATATATACCATGTAGATTTGCTTTCACAGGTGTTCCTGAATAAACTGGCATTTCAAAAGGCGGCAGAGCTTACTCTTTCTGCAACACTGTGGCTGTTTGTTGCTCTGATGTCGATGCTCTCTTTTGTTTGCTTCCCTCTAGGCTTCTCAGTCGCCACAGATGGACTACTTGGCTCAGCACTCTGTTCAAATTCCATTTTACCCTCTCTCCCATTTCCCCAGCTACATGTGAAGCTACTTGTGCTTGATCTATTACCATATCCTACAACATGGTTGTTGTGCTCAGTTAGATGCCTACTGGTAACTGAAGAAATCAGTTTAAACATAAAGGGAGAAACTAGACAATAACTACCTCATTGTTCCTCTTCCTTTTTGCAGCACCAAGCCCATAGAAATTATCCTTATGTTTCTTGCTCTTCTCAGTCTGGGCTTCAGATTCAGCATTGGTTGAAgcatttgtaggatcgaaaagcgttatagggggaggtgaatagcgctcgtgactaatTCGTTCGTTTTAAAATAATCGAGTAAATGTAGCGGAATAAGAACAATTAAAGAAAACAATGACACAAgtaggtttacttggttcggagtctgtgacgacttctactccaaggtccacacttGTTGAGTGTTTattttggacaattcactattaGTTAGAAATATTACAAATAGAGTACAAGAATTAAAGTGCTACCAAATATTATACCGATAACAATGATATTTGAAATTGAGAGCTTCTGGTCGTCGAAGTAGTGTTATGATTTTGCCAGATCattttgttagcagcacacgAAAGAAAGATTGCAAGCTTTAATTGTTTATTTGCCTCTGCTCGAACTAGGCTTAAGTAagtcattgagggcgcctccaacttcCATAGGAGGTGCCTTCAGCCAAGGTTCTATCCTTATTTCCGCGGTGCCGATAACCTCCGCTGCCTGTGCcgcttatccacccgaaggcgcctccaagctccatggagagcGCCCTCCATCCAGCGTTCAAGGCACTTTCCATCTCcttagaaggcgccttcgcaccTTGCTGCGCGAGGCTTTCGACCAaggtacccgaggcgcctccaa includes these proteins:
- the LOC122053152 gene encoding rhamnogalacturonan I rhamnosyltransferase 1-like isoform X2, with amino-acid sequence MNGRQSSLVSRDVLLRKNSWMVSRPKIKLWMVRLTTMVLLWTCVLQLTAIGDIWGPRILRRWPAFLTPSYNSPLAVNESSPVIFVDKILLPPKRIYKNNGYLMVSCNGGLNQMRGAICDMVAIARYLNVTLIIPELDKTSFWNDPRTDARLANNGLPLAIQRLRCKVNYVSLRFTPQIEELGRRIIRILRQQGPFMVLHLRYEMDMLAFSGCTQGCTPEEADELTRMRYAYPWWKEKVINSDMKRKDGLCPLTPEETTLLLRALGIDSNFQIHIAAGEIFGGERRMKALSAAYPRLVKKETLLGNSDLRYFQNHSSQMAALDYLVSLESDIFVPTYDGNMDKVVEGHRRYLGFKKTILLDRKRLVDLIDQYTNGTLSWDEFSWSVKATHTERMGNPSRRVVIPDRPKEEDCFYANPQECLPQPDKP
- the LOC122053152 gene encoding rhamnogalacturonan I rhamnosyltransferase 1-like isoform X1; protein product: MNGRQSSLVSRDVLLRKNSWMVSRPKIKLWMVRLTTMVLLWTCVLQLTAIGDIWGPRILRRWPAFLTPSYNSPLAVNESSPVIFVDKILLPPKRIYKNNGYLMVSCNGGLNQMRGAICDMVAIARYLNVTLIIPELDKTSFWNDPSEFQDIFDVDHFITSLKDEVRILKELPPKLKETVSRGLVYSMPPVSWSDISYYENQILPLIQKHKVIHLNRTDARLANNGLPLAIQRLRCKVNYVSLRFTPQIEELGRRIIRILRQQGPFMVLHLRYEMDMLAFSGCTQGCTPEEADELTRMRYAYPWWKEKVINSDMKRKDGLCPLTPEETTLLLRALGIDSNFQIHIAAGEIFGGERRMKALSAAYPRLVKKETLLGNSDLRYFQNHSSQMAALDYLVSLESDIFVPTYDGNMDKVVEGHRRYLGFKKTILLDRKRLVDLIDQYTNGTLSWDEFSWSVKATHTERMGNPSRRVVIPDRPKEEDCFYANPQECLPQPDKP
- the LOC122050848 gene encoding transcription factor bHLH49-like, yielding MEFGGASGTLVESLAQQGAKAPSKEMESALNAGWRALSMELGGAFGWISGTGSGGYRHRGNKDRTLAEGTSYGITSRHLTEHNNHVVGYGNRSSTSSFTCSWGNGREGKMEFEQSAEPSSPSVATEKPRGKQTKESIDIRATNSHSVAERVRREKINERMKLLQDLVPGCSKITGKANAR